The Aminipila terrae nucleotide sequence CTGCTTGAGTGGCTTGCAGAATGGCTGGCTATAGATGACATTTATGTATGGAATGAAACACAACTGAGATTTCTGGTTAAAAACAGTATAAGGTTTTATAAATACAGGGGAACCAGGCAGTGCATTTCTGATATGGTAGAACTTTATATTGGGCAGAAGCCTTATATTATTGAAAACTATCAGCTGGAAAGTTATTTAGAAAATGACAGTTCCGCAAATTTACTCCATGGATTATATGGGGATACCAATTACCAGTTCACAGTAATAGTTCCTGAAAACTGTGTGCCAACCACGAAGGAATATAAAACCATATTAAAGATTATAAGCAGTGCAAAGCCAGCCCATGTAGAAGCAAATTTAGTGGTTTTAAAGCCATATATTTTCTTAGATAAATATTCTTATCTTGGCATGAATAGTGTGCTGGGCCAGTACAGGCCGGCAAACCTGGATGGTTTTACAGCATTACCTTTTAGCAGTATTGCAGAAAAAAATATATTACAGGATAACAGCCTTACATGGAATGTAGAAAAGGAGAGTGAAACGTGAAAAATCTTAAATATTTTCCATTTGAAAGAAACAGGTACTTTTATGGGAAACTGCTCACAGTTGATGATTTTGAAACAGAACAGAAATACGTAAATGATAAACGAAGAATGATTAATCGGTTCCTGTTTGGAAGCGGTGTGGTATGTGGAATGAATGTAGTAAGAGTAGATGATACTACAATTTCTGTTGAAATGGGTCTGGCACTTGACTTCTCTGGTCGTGAGATTGTTATCGATACCCCGGTTATTAAGAAGCTTTCCATGGTAGATGGATTTGACGCCTGCATGGAAGAGAGTGAAAATACGGGCTATGTTTATCTTTGCGCAGAGTACGCAGAAAATGCAAAGGAGCCAGTGCATAGCCTGACCAGCACTAATGCAAGAACCACAGAGGATGTGGAACATAATAAATATGCCGAAGGCTGCAGAATCTTTCTGACCTCTATGGAACCTGAAAACGAAGGATTTACAACAGAACACTTCTATCTGGATAAGAAAACCTTATACTGGGGAAATGGCTTTAGAATTAAGCAGATCATACCCAGGTACATAAAAACATCCGGAGATGCGGAAGTGAAGATTATTGTGGAGAATATGGGGCAGCAGCAACCTTTTTCCTTTAGTTATGAACTAAATCTAAGTTGTTTGCAGTTTCAGGGAAAAAATCAAATGACTGTTTCTTTTGATGAAAAAAATTTTGAAAAAGCAGGACGATATGAATTTTCATACCCTTTAAAGGCTATGGCAGTAAAAGATGCAAAAGGGAGCGTTTCCGTCCTTCAGGATTCTTTTAAAGTAAGGATAGGGGATAAGGAAGTAAAAGCGGAAGCAGTATGCAGAAACAGCTGTAGTATAATGCCACAGAATGCAAAAAAGCAGATTATGGATAACTATTATCGCACGGCAATGGATGAAATAGTAAAAAACACATATCAGCAGAGCATTTATCTGGCTAAAATAGGGGTCATTAAAGCAGGTAGCGCCTACGTAATTGAGAATATTGAAACAATGCCTTTTAAACAATATGTGTATAACAACAGCTTAGCTGCAGCTATTAATGAAATCCAGTTAGGCGAACTGGACAGGATGGCCGAATCAAGCATGGACGGCAGTACAGATAATACTGGGTTTAGTGTTCACAAATCGTCTTTGGGAAATGTGTCCGTTGCAACAGGTACTGTTACTCTGGATTTAGGGATAGGTGGAAGTGTAAATCAGAAATTCTTTTCGGAAGAAATAACTCATGGTCTGGGACTTGGAAATGTGTTTATCACTTTAGGGCAGGCTTATTCTGTCAGTGATGACAGTGAAAGGGTGTTTGGAAGTGCGGAAGTATTTATCAATGAAAAAGAATCTCCGTTAGCAAATGTGCAGCTGGCAGCCAGACTCAATGCGGCAAAAGGTACTTTCGTAATCGGAGCATTAATGAAAGCTCCTACCAATGCAAAGAAGATAAGGGTAGACTGGATGGCGGCAAGAGACATAAAGGAAAGTATACATGACGTATCAGTGAAGAAAATATTAATAAAACCCGATATGGCAGATATGGAAATCCGTGAAACCTGCTATTTCCAGGCTGTATTTTCTAACATCTCAGATAAAAGAATTAAATGGTCTGTTAAAGAACAAGAAGGTGGAAGCATTGATGCAAATGGAATGTATACTGCTCCAAATGTACCTGGGGTATATGAGATTATTGCTTCCAGTATGGCATATCCGGATATCAAAGCATCCACTTACGTTGTGGTAAGAGAAGTAAAAGAAATGGGAAGCAAAATCTGACAGCAGACGTGGGAAATGAGGTGAAACCAGTGATAATACAAAGTCTTGAACGTGGGTTCGCTGTTATTAAAATAGTTGAATCCCAAAGAGATATGGACATCTTAATATGTAAGGATTTGCTGGAAGACCAGGAAAGCAGATATATGCTTATAAGTATAAAAAATCCGGATCTGATATATAAAAGTATGCCCTTTTTTACAGAGCAGACAGAAAACAATTCTTTTAGTGATTTAGTTGAATGCTTTTCTCAAAACGGAAATTTTTACATAGTCTTTAAATATAAAGAAAAAGAACGATTATATGAAAAAATTGAGACAGAAGTTTATTCTCTGAGGGAAAAGCTTGAAATAATCAGAAACATGTTTTCTGAAATTACTCTGCAGGATATGCCTGCAGCTATTCAGTATGAGGGGTTACAAAGAAGAAATTTACTGCTGGACGATTCGTTAAGCGTATTTTTTAATTATGATTTAAGGGAAATAAAAGCGTACAGCATTATGCCGGAAAGCAGGATGCAGACAGAAGCAGCAGCAGTATTGAGAACTGTATTTGATGTAGAAATTGAGGCAAAATCCGTAAAAGTTCTGGAAGACTTTATAACTACTCTTGAAATAGGTGGATATAAAAAATATATAGATATTTACCAGGAATACGACAAGGTTTATCAGGAGATATTGCACAATCTGGAGGAAGATAAAGTACAGCCTCAGGGCTTTCTCTTTAGACTCTGGGAAAAGATGAAGCTGTTCTGGCGAAAGGCTAAACCAGCTTTTCTCATATTGGTTGTAGGTATCGTCTTTATTTATATGTTTTATAATGCTTTAAAGCCTCAGCCTCTGCCGGCATCTGCAAAAGACATTAAGCAAATTGGAACCGTAATGATTGAAGAGGAGAAGTAACCATGGGTTTTTGGAATTTTGACATAATTAAAACCTTAAAATTCGGCGCTAAAAGCTTAACCCGTATATTTACTGCGCCTTTTTTAATGAAAACAAGGAACATATCCAAAGTTGCGAATCCTAACAGCATTGTAACGCAGGTTATGACAGATGTAAGGAAAGGCCTGTCAGATTTTAGAAAAGTGAAGCCTGAATCCATTAAGGATTACGTTGCAACTCCAAGATATTATGTGGCCAAGAAGCTGGTTGTAATTATACTTATTCTGGTATTGTTATTACCCCTTGTATACATACAATTTCTTCATCCTATAGTGAAATCAAAATTTCTTACAAATACCATGTACATTAATTCTCAGGAAATGTACGGATATACAGGCAAAGTAAAGCTCTTAAGTAAAACAAACGGGGGGTTTTATTCAAAGGCAGGATGGAAAATGGAAGAATTACAGGACCGGGTGAATTATATGATTATAAAGAAAAACTTGTGTATAAGGGAGATTTCCTTATGGAAATGTATGAGGGGAATGGAGAAACTTTTTTTGCAAATGGAAAGACACAGTATAAAGGACAGTTTTCAAAGAATCTCTATAATGGTACAGGAAGTTTGTACTATTCAAATGGACAGTTAAAGTTTACAGGGAGTTTTGTAAATGGAAATCCCAGTGGATATGGCACTATTTACAGTGCAAAAGGGAAAACGGTATATTCTGGTGATTTAAAAGACGGAAAGTTTGATGGAACGGGAACAGTTTATCAAAATGGCCAGGTATTATACCAGGGAGAACTGTCAGCAGGTATGATGAAGGGTAACGGAAAAATATATTCCGGAAAAAAGGTCATTTATGATGGGGAATTTAATAATAACAAGCTAGAAGGAAAAGGAAAAAGTTACGACCCGGTTAAAGGCAAACTGATTTATGACGGGGAATTTAAAGATGGCAGGTATTCGGGAAAAGGAAAGCTGTTTGATATAAAGACAGGCAAATTAGTCTATGAGGGAGATTTTTATAATGGATACTATGATGGGGAAGGTAAGTTATATGATCCTAAAACAGAATTTCCTGTTTATGAAGGAAATTTCAGAACCGGAAGATATGACGGACAGGGAAAAGAATATGGAAAGAATAACGGTTCTTTGATATATGAGGGAGAGTTCCTGCTGGGTAATTACAATGGGAAAGGTGTAATGTACGATGAAAGCACAGGGATGACTCTTTTGGAAGGAGTGTTCAGAAATGGTGCACTAGCGTACAGTGAAAGCAAGGACAGCCAGCCAGCAGATAATCCGGAAGTAGTGCCGGATAATACGAATTCAGGAAAAACTCAGGATAACTCTGCTCTGGATACAACCAATAAAGACAGTAAAGACACCAATGGGGGAGCAGATGCCGCTTCTGGTTCAAAGGATACAGCAGGTAAAGACGGTGCTGGGAGCAAAGCCATTTACAAGGGACCTCTGACTGAAAACAAAGAGATAGATTATTCCGCTTTGGCAGCAATGACCGTAGAGGATGCAGGCAAGGTATTAGATACTACTCCTGAGGAGTGGACAGTGGATGAAGGCAGCGCCAAGGTGTATGAGGACACCACTGAAAATATAGGCATGACTATTCAGAGTGACAGTCACGGAAAAATGATAGGGATAGATATTTGGAACAACTCAAAAGTGAAGGGTGTGGCACCGGGTATGACGAAGGACCAGATTACAGCTGTTCTTGGAAAACCGGCTTCAGAAACGGCAGAGGCAATGGGAGAAAACCGTATGGTATCAGTCAGTCAATCTAACCGATTCGCAGGAAGACTGACAAATCTTTCAGCTGAATCAAAGATTACCGTAGTGAAATATAAAACGGAAAAGGGATATATAAATGCGATTTTTGCCAAGGGTGACGACAAAGCTTTAATTATAGAAGTCAGATAGAAAACCGGATAAAACACAAGTTAAATTGAGAAGGAGCAAAAACATGGGAAAGCATACAGGGATACTAGATGTCAGCAATACTATAATGGAAACCCTTAGAATCAATCTTTCACCAGAGATCATTCAGAGCACTGATACCATAGGACTTTGCAGTCCTGACGAAAGAGGAGATTTTGTACTTGGGATTCATTTGTATGACATAAGGGAATCGGAAGAATATCGAAATAACGATATGATAAATGTGTCCTTTAATAAGCAGAAGTACCCTTCTACCTTTTTAACCCTTTCTTATATGATAACTGCCTATTCAAAGGCAGATGTGAAGTTTAAAGAAGGGGAAGATCAGAGAATTCTGGGCAAGGTGGTGCAGACTTTGGCTGACAATCCAGTGGTAAAGGCTGAGAGTCTGGGAGGAAGTGAAACTGATGGAAATATGGATACGAGGATTAAAATGATTTCCTTATCACCGGAAGAAAAGCAGAAATTATGGAATATTCCTAACGTGCCCTACAGAACCACATTGTTTTATAAGGTTTCACCCGTTGAAATTGAATCGGCTAAAACTCGAAGTGTTCAGAGAGTTCTGGAAGCAGACTTTAAAACAGTTGAAAAAAATCAGAATATGCCGGCTGAGTGAAAGATTGCATAAGCATCAGGGGGACTAAGTGATGGAGAATATTACGAGATTTTGTGTAAAAATGAAAGTAGAGTTTGCGGTGATGGTATTTGATGATTTCACAGGCAGACAACTGAAAGGAAGCCAGGCGAAAATTACAGTGCCTGGAGTGGAGAACTTCAGGCTTGTGGTTAAGCCTGACGGGTATTTCGTCATGCTTTCAGGTCCTGAAAAAATAGAAAAAATAATGGTATCTGCTTACGGATTTGAAACTGAAAGGGTGGACATCGATCACAAAAAAATCTGTCCAGATAACCCCATCGTAAGAGTCAGGATGAGACCAGACCGGTGTTACCCTCTTAGAGCTGAGCATGAGTGGTTAGAAGGGTGCACTATCCCGGGAACTGTGGTACAGGTAGCATGTAGAACCCGTGAGCATCAGTTGAAACTTCTTATGGATTATAAAAAAGGCGGGAAAGAACTATGCATTTTTCCTCCAGGTAATGAAAACTATGAAGGAAAAACTTTTGCTATTTACACAAAAGACAAGTTGAAGGAAATTGTTACGCTGCAGGAAAGAGTCAGTGAAAAAGACAGCATTTACAAGTTATATGAGCCCTTGAATGGGGATTATAAAAAACTTGAAACGGTTTTATGTCCTATATGCAAGGCTGTAGCAGATAAAGAAGGAAAGTATTTTATGCCTGTTAAAGGTACAAAAGAGGAAATAGATATTTTAAATATTGTAAATGCAGACAATAAAACTGAAATAAACAAGAGAGCTGAAGAAAAGGACGGATAAAAATATGGGAATGTGTGTATGCGGTAACGCGATAATTATGTGTAGCTTTGGAGCGGCACCAACTCCACTGATGGTTCTTCCTGTTAAAAAGGCTATAACCAGCCAGCCTATAGCTACTATTCTGGACAATAAACCTATGGTGAATATTCAACCCTTTGGAATGTGCTCCTGTATGGGCAATCCCCAGGTTGCAGCCGCTACTGCAGCAGCATTGGGGGTACTTACGCCTATGCCCTGCATTCCTAATATTGCAGCACCATGGGCTCCCGGCTCACCTACTGTCTTAGTGGGTAATACACCTGCATTAAATAATTCTTCAAAGCTTATGTGCATGTGGGGTGGGGTAATCCAGATATCCGCACCGGGGCAGTTTACGATACAGTTGCCATAAAAGTCAGGAGGTAGTCTAATGAATGAAAAAGGGACCATAAGAATATTTACTGTATTAATTATGATAACTGTTTTAATTGTGAGTGGTATACTTGCTTCTTTCCATTCTGGCGATAAGTTCATTTTCATAGCAGACTCATGTGCTTATGAAAAGGGCGTATATGTGGTGAATGATGACGGAGAAAATATAAACATAATTAATATGAATTTAGATGGGAGAATCCTGGACAAAATACATGAAAAGAAAATAAAAGGCTCCCATATATCTACTTATAAATACTTAAATATAGACGATAATAAGGTTTATGTTTACAAAATGGATAAGGATATAGTCAGCAACCGAGTAGAGACAGAAGGTGTTTACCTTTGTAATTTTGCAAAGAATAAACTGGAAAAGGAATGGGAGCTTCCTTTAGGGGATTCGTCGGCTCAAAGCAATTTCAATATAGCTGTAAGAGGGGGGACTCTTACCTATTTTACAGTTGGATATGATAATAAACAGTTTACAGCCCAGGCGGTGTTACATAAATTCTTAAAAAATGCAAAGGAACCTGAAAAAGCTGCAGTGGTGAATTATGATCTTGCAATAGGATTCACGGACTTTTTTTATGGGGATAATGGCTCTATAGTGTTTACCACTCCAAAAGGTGAAATTTATAAGGCAGTAAATCCCAATATGGTCAGGGGAAATATAGATGAGAATATAGATAAAAGTGTAAACAAAAATAAAAAAACAGACATAAATGTGGAGGCCATAGCTGATAAGCAGATGCAGGAACCAAAGCGTAAGTCCGTGAAAAAAGAGATTCCGGTGTATACTGCAGTAAAACTCTATCCGGCTGAAGGCTCTGATGGGGCTAATTCATTGGTGAACTTTACTTCTGATGGGAAACATACTCTGTATTTTATGGATTTAAA carries:
- a CDS encoding MORN repeat-containing protein produces the protein MYEGNGETFFANGKTQYKGQFSKNLYNGTGSLYYSNGQLKFTGSFVNGNPSGYGTIYSAKGKTVYSGDLKDGKFDGTGTVYQNGQVLYQGELSAGMMKGNGKIYSGKKVIYDGEFNNNKLEGKGKSYDPVKGKLIYDGEFKDGRYSGKGKLFDIKTGKLVYEGDFYNGYYDGEGKLYDPKTEFPVYEGNFRTGRYDGQGKEYGKNNGSLIYEGEFLLGNYNGKGVMYDESTGMTLLEGVFRNGALAYSESKDSQPADNPEVVPDNTNSGKTQDNSALDTTNKDSKDTNGGADAASGSKDTAGKDGAGSKAIYKGPLTENKEIDYSALAAMTVEDAGKVLDTTPEEWTVDEGSAKVYEDTTENIGMTIQSDSHGKMIGIDIWNNSKVKGVAPGMTKDQITAVLGKPASETAEAMGENRMVSVSQSNRFAGRLTNLSAESKITVVKYKTEKGYINAIFAKGDDKALIIEVR
- a CDS encoding DUF4255 domain-containing protein; the encoded protein is MGKHTGILDVSNTIMETLRINLSPEIIQSTDTIGLCSPDERGDFVLGIHLYDIRESEEYRNNDMINVSFNKQKYPSTFLTLSYMITAYSKADVKFKEGEDQRILGKVVQTLADNPVVKAESLGGSETDGNMDTRIKMISLSPEEKQKLWNIPNVPYRTTLFYKVSPVEIESAKTRSVQRVLEADFKTVEKNQNMPAE
- a CDS encoding DUF4280 domain-containing protein produces the protein MGMCVCGNAIIMCSFGAAPTPLMVLPVKKAITSQPIATILDNKPMVNIQPFGMCSCMGNPQVAAATAAALGVLTPMPCIPNIAAPWAPGSPTVLVGNTPALNNSSKLMCMWGGVIQISAPGQFTIQLP